A genomic region of Zea mays cultivar B73 chromosome 6, Zm-B73-REFERENCE-NAM-5.0, whole genome shotgun sequence contains the following coding sequences:
- the LOC100284172 gene encoding uncharacterized protein LOC100284172 yields the protein MARPFSSPHIPSSSWVTRRPPPWTSSPSVSTTRTSASSITACRPRRRAVAPAASLHLGPGEIAELARNKVLIAATVASAIGQLSKPFTSVKNGGVGAGLDLRTVFRSGGMPSTHSASVVAVATSLGLERGFADSIFGMSVVFAAIVMYDAQGVRREVGNHAKVLNRFWILKEKAPLEYSEVDMAAPEFVSVSEEASSNASPSLKRGCSTESPRVNGLRGSELTELKQAYVEEDYRLSESVGHTELQVTVGALLGFAVSLAVYATL from the exons ATGGCCCGACCCTTCTCTTCCCCACACATCCCGTCTTCATCCTGGGTGACTCGCCGCCCTCCTCCCTGGACCTCCTCACCGTCCGTCTCCACCACGAGAACTAGCGCCTCGTCTATTACCGCGTGCAGACCGCGCCGCAGGGCAGTCGCGCCGGCGGCCTCCCTCCACCTCGGCCCGGGGGAGATCGCCGAGCTCGCGCGCAACAAG GTTTTGATTGCGGCGACAGTGGCGAGCGCGATCGGGCAGCTGTCCAAGCCCTTCACCTCGGTCAAGAATGGGGGCGTCGGCGCCGGCCTTGACCTCAGAACCGTCTTCCGCTCCGGAGGGATGCCCTCCACCCACTCCGCG AGCGTTGTTGCAGTTGCTACTTCGCTTGGGCTAGAAAG GGGGTTTGCAGACTCCATATTTGGAATGTCAGTGGTGTTTGCAGCAATTGTAATGTATGATGCTCAG GGAGTAAGAAGAGAAGTGGGCAACCACGCCAAGGTCTTGAACAGGTTTTGGATCCTCAAAGAGAAGGCACCTCTGGAGTATTCTGAAGTGGACATGGCAGCTCCTGAGTTTGTTTCGGTCTCCGAGGAAGCGAGCTCCAATGCGAGCCCCTCCTTGAAGCGCGGTTGTAGCACCGAATCACCAAGGGTGAATGGGCTCCGTGGGTCTGAGCTGACTGAGCTGAAGCAGGCTTACGTAGAGGAGGATTACCGGTTGAGTGAATCTGTTGGCCACACGGAGCTTCAGGTCACAGTCGGCGCCCTGTTGGGTTTTGCTGTAAGCTTAGCAGTGTATGCAACActgtaa